One Solanum lycopersicum chromosome 2, SLM_r2.1 genomic region harbors:
- the LOC112940645 gene encoding nuclear transcription factor Y subunit B-9-like: protein MERRTGMSSHVNQAITECITLEQDQFMPIANMVKIMRRILPSHAKISNDSKQTIQECVSEFISLITLEANNRCQSEQRKTVTHKDILWAMSKVGFDDFIEPLTLYLNQYREFDGGESESLRGEPLLLKHQIAHHHGYFVSPPPTGNNDMQGIHQMEALLSVHWLPWIVTLSLLWKRVRSDQLLY, encoded by the coding sequence ATGGAGAGAAGAACGGGAATGTCTTCTCATGTCAACCAGGCAATTACTGAATGCATCACTCTGGAGCAAGACCAATTCATGCCAATAGCAAACATGGTCAAAATCATGCGCAGGATCCTTCCTTCGCATGCCAAAATATCCAATGACTCCAAACAGACCATACAAGAATGTGTCTCTGAGTTCATAAGCTTGATAACATTGGAAGCCAACAATCGTTGCCAGAGTGAGCAGCGCAAGACCGTCACCCATAAAGACATTCTTTGGGCCATGAGCAAGGTTGGTTTTGATGACTTTATTGAACCATTGACTTTGTACTTGAATCAATATCGTGAGTTTGATGGTGGTGAGAGTGAATCCCTGAGAGGGGAGCCTTTGTTGTTGAAGCACCAAATAGCTCATCACCATGGTTACTTTGTGTCTCCACCGCCAACAGGAAACAATGATATGCAGGGGATACATCAAATGGAAGCACTTCTCAGTGTGCACTGGCTTCCGTGGATAGTGACATTGAGTCTCTTGTGGAAGAGGGTAAGGAGTGATCAGTTACTCTACTGA